One window of Papio anubis isolate 15944 chromosome 10, Panubis1.0, whole genome shotgun sequence genomic DNA carries:
- the RALB gene encoding ras-related protein Ral-B isoform X2: MNKNSSFSPLQFVEDYEPTKADSYRKKVVLDGEEVQIDILDTAGQEDYAAIRDNYFRSGEGFLLVFSITEHESFTATAEFREQILRVKAEEDKIPLLVVGNKSDLEERRQVPVEEARSKAEEWGVQYVETSAKTRANVDKVFFDLMREIRTKKMSENKDKNGKKSGKNKKSFKERCCLL, from the exons ATGAATAAGAACTCCAGTTTCTCACCCTTGCAG TTTGTAGAAGACTATGAACCTACCAAAGCTGACAGTTATAGAAAGAAAGTGGTTCTTGATGGGGAAGAAGTTCAAATAGATATTCTGGACACTGCTGGGCAAGAGGACTACGCAGCCATTCGAGATAACTACTTTCGGAGTGGGGAAGGGTTTCTTCTTGTGTTCTCAATCACAGAACATGAATCCTTTACAGCAACTGCCGAATTCAG GGAACAGATTCTCCGTGTGAAGGCTGAAGAAGATAAAATTCCATTGCTTGTCGTGGGAAACAAGTCTGACTTAGAGGAGCGGAGGCAGGTGCCTGTGGAGGAGGCCAGGAGTAAAGCCGAAGAGTGGGGTGTGCAGTACGTGGAGACATCGGCGAAGACGCGGGCCAACGTGGACAAG GTGTTCTTTGACCTAATGAGAGAAATCAGAACAAAGAAGATGTCCGAAAACAAAGACAAGAATGGCAAGAAAAGCGGCAAGAAcaagaaaagttttaaagaaagatGTTGCTTACTATGA